A genomic region of Mycolicibacterium poriferae contains the following coding sequences:
- the purM gene encoding phosphoribosylformylglycinamidine cyclo-ligase — MTERAEQHGISYASAGVDIEAGDRAVELFKPLAQKATRPEVRGGLGGFAGMFALRGDYREPLLASSTDGVGTKLAVAQAMDKHDTVGIDLVAMVVDDLVVCGAEPLFLQDYIAVGRTVPERVAEIVSGIADGCVLAGCALLGGETAEHPGLMAPDHYDISATGVGVVEADDVLGPDRVKPGDVLIAMASTGLHSNGYSLARHVLLEIDHMNLAGHVEEFGRTLGEELLEPTRIYTKDCLALAAETQVRTFCHVTGGGLAGNLERVIPHGLVAELDRGTWTPAPVFGMIAQRGRIERAEMEKTFNMGVGMVAVVAAEDTDRALAVLTARHLNCWPLGTVMKGSKDGSRAELVGQHPRF, encoded by the coding sequence ATGACCGAGCGCGCCGAACAACACGGCATTTCCTATGCGTCGGCAGGAGTGGACATCGAAGCCGGTGACCGCGCCGTCGAACTCTTCAAGCCGCTAGCCCAGAAGGCCACCAGGCCCGAGGTACGCGGCGGCCTGGGCGGCTTCGCGGGCATGTTCGCGCTCCGCGGCGACTACCGGGAGCCGCTCCTGGCCTCGTCAACGGACGGCGTGGGAACCAAGCTGGCGGTCGCACAGGCCATGGACAAGCACGACACGGTCGGCATCGACCTGGTCGCCATGGTCGTCGACGACCTCGTGGTGTGTGGAGCCGAGCCGCTGTTCCTGCAGGACTACATCGCCGTCGGACGCACCGTGCCCGAACGGGTCGCCGAGATCGTCTCCGGAATCGCCGACGGTTGCGTGCTGGCCGGGTGCGCGCTGTTGGGTGGGGAGACCGCCGAACACCCCGGCCTGATGGCACCGGATCACTACGACATCTCAGCGACCGGGGTCGGCGTCGTGGAGGCCGACGACGTGTTGGGACCCGACCGGGTCAAACCCGGCGACGTGCTCATCGCGATGGCCTCGACCGGGCTGCATTCCAACGGGTACTCGCTGGCCCGCCACGTGCTGCTCGAGATCGACCACATGAATCTGGCCGGTCACGTCGAGGAGTTCGGCAGAACCCTGGGTGAGGAATTGCTCGAGCCCACCCGCATCTACACCAAGGACTGCCTGGCGCTGGCAGCCGAGACGCAGGTGCGGACCTTCTGCCATGTCACCGGCGGGGGTCTGGCCGGCAACCTCGAGCGGGTGATTCCGCACGGCCTGGTGGCCGAGCTGGACCGGGGCACCTGGACGCCTGCACCGGTGTTCGGCATGATCGCCCAGCGCGGGCGCATCGAGCGTGCCGAGATGGAGAAGACGTTCAACATGGGCGTCGGGATGGTGGCCGTGGTGGCTGCCGAGGACACCGACCGTGCGCTGGCCGTGCTGACCGCGCGTCACCTGAACTGTTGGCCCCTCGGAACCGTCATGAAGGGCAGCAAGGACGGGTCACGCGCCGAGCTGGTGGGTCAACACCCCAGATTCTGA
- the ygfZ gene encoding CAF17-like 4Fe-4S cluster assembly/insertion protein YgfZ has product MSAVPAPDPGPDAGAVWHHGDPFGEQRAAADGAVVIDRSHRTVLSLTGPERQSWLHTISSQHVSALPEGAVTQNLSLDGQGRVEDHWWQTELAERTVLDTEGWRGEALLGFLRKMIFWADVTVEPADLAVLTLLGPGVADPAVLAALGVTTLPAESTAVALPGGGFVRRIPSTIPELDVLVPTSEAADLRKRLVAAGVRPAGVWAYEAHRVTELRPRLGVDTDERTIPHEAGWIGGPGVGAVHLEKGCYRGQETVARVHNLGKPPRMLVLLHLDGAADRPAPGDPLLAAGRPVGRLGTVVDHVDEGLIALVLVKRGLPADTELTTGGESAVPAAIDPDSVPPADAVGAGRLAVERLRGTR; this is encoded by the coding sequence ATGTCTGCAGTTCCCGCTCCCGACCCCGGACCCGACGCCGGCGCGGTGTGGCATCACGGTGACCCGTTCGGCGAACAGCGCGCCGCCGCTGACGGCGCGGTGGTCATCGACCGGTCGCATCGCACAGTGCTGTCGCTGACCGGCCCGGAACGTCAGTCCTGGCTGCACACCATCTCCAGCCAGCACGTCAGTGCGCTGCCGGAGGGCGCGGTCACCCAGAACCTGAGCTTGGACGGGCAGGGCCGTGTCGAGGATCACTGGTGGCAGACCGAGCTGGCCGAACGAACCGTTCTCGATACCGAGGGATGGCGTGGCGAGGCCCTGCTCGGCTTCCTGCGCAAGATGATCTTCTGGGCTGACGTGACGGTCGAGCCGGCCGATCTGGCGGTGTTGACGCTGCTCGGCCCGGGGGTCGCCGATCCCGCGGTGCTCGCCGCACTCGGGGTGACGACGTTGCCTGCGGAAAGCACCGCGGTCGCGCTGCCCGGCGGTGGCTTCGTGCGCCGCATCCCGAGCACCATCCCCGAGCTGGACGTCCTGGTCCCGACATCTGAAGCTGCGGACCTGCGCAAACGGCTGGTCGCCGCCGGGGTGCGCCCGGCCGGGGTCTGGGCCTATGAGGCGCATCGTGTCACCGAGCTGCGCCCGCGGCTGGGAGTCGACACCGACGAGCGGACGATTCCGCACGAAGCGGGTTGGATCGGCGGTCCCGGTGTCGGCGCGGTGCATCTGGAGAAGGGTTGCTACCGCGGGCAGGAGACCGTCGCGCGAGTCCACAACCTGGGCAAACCGCCCCGCATGCTGGTGCTGCTGCACCTCGACGGCGCCGCCGACCGTCCCGCGCCCGGCGACCCTCTACTGGCGGCGGGTCGCCCCGTAGGTCGGTTGGGCACCGTCGTCGACCACGTCGATGAGGGGCTCATCGCGTTGGTCCTGGTCAAGCGTGGCCTGCCGGCGGATACCGAGCTGACCACCGGGGGCGAGTCCGCCGTCCCCGCGGCTATCGACCCGGATTCTGTGCCACCCGCCGACGCGGTCGGCGCAGGCAGGCTGGCCGTCGAGCGGCTCCGCGGAACACGGTGA
- a CDS encoding DUF3073 domain-containing protein, with product MGRGRAKAKQTKVARELKYSSPQTDFERLQRELSGASDDDRFNGSDGAPDEGWADEDDWRR from the coding sequence ATGGGCCGCGGCCGGGCAAAGGCAAAGCAGACCAAGGTTGCTCGTGAGCTCAAATACAGCTCACCGCAGACCGATTTCGAGCGGCTTCAGCGCGAGCTGTCAGGCGCTTCCGACGATGACCGTTTCAACGGCAGCGACGGTGCACCCGACGAAGGCTGGGCGGACGAGGACGACTGGCGGCGCTGA